The Amycolatopsis coloradensis sequence GGGTCCGCCCAGCGGTGGTTTCGGCCAGCCGGGCCAGCAGCCCGGTCAGCCCCCGCAGCAGTGGTGATTCGCCGCCACTGAACGGTTTCACTCGGAACACCCCCGGCCGCTGCCGGGGGTGTTCCCGTTTTCGCCGGGGTATCCCGATTCGCCTGCCGCGGCCAGGTCCCGCGGGCTAGGGTGAGCGCCGTCAACCCACACCTGGCCGACGGGAGCGACGTGACCGGTCCGTACGGATATCCCGCCCAGCAGCCCGGACCGCCGGCTTTCGGATATCCCGCTCCGCAGGCCCGGCCCTCCGGGGCGACGGCGATCATCGCCGCCGTGCTCGGCCTCGTCGGGGCCCTCGCGTCGGGCTTCATCCCGATCCGCTACTTCATCGAGCTCCCGTCGGGGTTCAGCCTCTCGAACCTGCCCGGCTTCGCGCTCGTCGAACTGGTGCTGTACCTGCTCGCCGCGTTGTTCCTGCTGATGGGCGCGTTGACGACGTTCTTCCGTTCGCTGATCGGTGCCATCCTGCTGATCCTCGGCTCGCTGCTCGCCATCCTGGCCGTCGTGCTGGAGCCGATCGCTTTCCGCGTGCCGTACCGGATCCACCTCGACATCCTGCTCCGGTTCGCGACCTTCGACGGCGTCCTCCGCCTGGCCATGGTCGTGTTCGGACTGCTCGCGCTCCTGCTGGCGGTTCTTCCGCCGACCTTCCGGTACCTGCGCTGGCGGCCCGCCCCGGTGCAGCCGTACCGGCCGCAGAACCAGTTCCCCCAGCAGGGCGGACGGTGAGATCCGGCGTACTTCACGGCCTAGGAATTCGACAGGGGGAGACATGACCTTCCAGCAATACCCACCGCAGGGCTATCCGGCACCCGGTGCCTACCCGCCGCCGATGCGGCAGCCGAGCGGCGCGACCGCGATCATCGCCGGGATCCTCGCGGTTCTCGGCGGGCTCTGGTTCCTCGCCGGGCTGACGTCCCACGTCATCGAGCTGTCCCACTACGTCATTTCGTTCCTGGTGGTCGGAGCGGCGCTGGACCTCGTCAGCACGGCTTTGCTCTTGGGCGGCGGGATCATGCTGCTCCTGCGCAAGCGGGCCGGACGGGTGCTCACCGTGATCGGGGCCGCGTCGGCCATCGGGTTCGTGGCGCTGACCTTCCTGCTCCGGGCGATCGGGCATTTCTACTTCTCGTACGGCGGGGTGAGCCTGCACTTCGGCTTCGGCTGGCTCCTCTTCGTGGTCCTGATCCCGGCGATCGCGACCCTCGTGCTGGCGCTGGTGTCGCCGACGGCGCGCTGGCTGGCGGCCAAGCCGAAGGCCGACGGCGCCGTGCAGCCGCCGAACTTCGGATACCCGCCGGCTCCCGGTGCCCAGCAGCAGGGACAGCCACCCGGGCAGTGGTGAGTTCGATCCCAGACGATGGGATCCCGCACGGGTGGTCGTACCCTTGACCGTATGGCCGACGATTACTCTCTGCTGGGCTTCGAGACGCGCGCGATCCACGCCGGGCAGACCCCTGATCCCCGGACCGGCGCGGTCATCGTGCCGATCTATCAGACCTCGACTTACGCGCAGGACGGCGTCGGCGGCACGCGCGAAGGCGACTACGAGTACTCCCGCACCGCGAACCCGACGCGCACCGCGCTGGAGGTCGCGCTGGCGGCGCTCGAAGGCGCGCGGCACGGTCTGGCCTACGCGTCGGGTATGGCGGCCAGTGACGTCCTGCTGCGGGCGACCCTCCGGCCCGGAGACCACCTCGTGCTCGGCAACGACGCGTACGGCGGCACGTTCCGGCTGATCGACAAGGTGCTCAGCCTGTGGGGCGTCGAGCACACGGTCGCCGACCTGGGGAACATCGACGAGGTCCGCGCGGCGATCCGGCCGGAGACGAAGCTGATCTGGTGCGAGTCGCCGACGAACCCCATGCTGGGGATCGCCGACATCGCCGCGTTGGCCGAGGTCGCGCACGGCGCCGGCGCCCGCCTGGTCGTCGACAACACCTTCGCCACCCCGTACCTGCAGAACCCGCTTTCGCTGGGCGCCGACGTCGTCCTGCACTCGACGACCAAGTACCTCGGCGGGCACTCCGACGTCGTCGGTGGTGCGATCCTGACGAACGAGGACGAGTTGCGCGAGCAGCTGTTCTACCTGCGCAACGCGGCGGGCGCGGTACCCGGCCCGTTCGACGCGTGGCTGACCCTGCGCGGGGTCAAGACGCTCGCGCTGCGGATGGAGCGGCACAGTGACAACGCCGAACTGATCGCCCGGATGCTGCTGAAGCACCCGAAGGTCGATCGTGTCTACTACCCGGGCCTGCCGGAGCACCCTGGCCACGAGGTCGCTTCGAAGCAGATGCGCCGCTTCGGCGGGATGATCTCGTTCACCCACATCGACGGCGAGCAGGCCGCGCTCGACGTCGCGTCGAAAACGAAGCTGTTCATCCTCGCCGAGTCGCTGGGCGGGATCGAATCGCTCATCGAGCACCCGGGGCGGATGACCCACGCGAGCACCGCCGGGTCGACCCTGGAGGTGCCGGACAATCTGCTGCGGCTGTCCGTCGGCATCGAGGACGGCAGCGACCTGGTCGACGATCTGGCCAAGGCCCTGGGCTGACCGCCGCCGAGCCCAGAGAGTGAGCAAGGGACCTTTGCTGTCGTTCGCGTAGCCATGCTAAGCAAATGACAGCAAAGGTCCCTTGCTCTTTTCGCGCTGGTCAGCGCGGTGTGGTGGGAGGAATCGCCCGGTTAAGGGCGGAAGTTGCTGGGCGTGACGCCGCTCTTGGCGTCCGCCTCGTGCGAAGTCCCCTGCGGCGCGGCGGGCAGCTCCGAGCCGTCGACGCAGCCGCCGACGAGCTCGATGTGGTTGTCGTGCCGGATGTACTGGCCCGGGTCCACGCAGCCGGCGCGGTCGACCGTGTAGACGGCGGCGCCGGTCAGCAGCGCGGCCGAGGTGAGTGCCAGCACGACCGGGAGCATCCCGGCGGAGCGGGTCGCCCGGACCCTGCCGATGTTCCCCCGTGCCATGCGCGCTCCCTGGTCGCCTTCGCCGACGCCGTCAAGAGTACCCGGACCGCGAACTTGTCACGTGACGTATCCGTCAGGTGGCATCATGCGGCCGCGAAATCAATGGGTCCTAAGTGGACGGCGGACCGGTGATCGCGGCGACCGCGAGTTCCCGTTCGGGCTCGCCGACCTCGGGCAGGGTGAACCGCAACGCCCGGATGTGACCGAGGAGTTCGGGATCGGGAGCGACGTCGTGCTCGCGCAGGTAGTAGGCGACCGCGCCCGGCCAGTACCACCGGCCGTCCGTGCGGAAGTTCAGCGGCACCAACGGCTCCCTGTCGGGGTCGAAGGCGTCGGCGTCGTAGGACCGCGACGCCAGCACGACCGGCGCGCCGTCGAGGTACTGCAGCACCCGGTCCCGCTCGGCCGGGGACAGCGGCTCACGGTTCACCACCGGGCGGCCCGACTCGTCGAGACCGTCATGGACCCGTGGAGACCGCAAGGCTTCCGGTGCGTCCGCCGGCGGGGTGGCCACCAGCGCCGGTGCCAGGCCTGCCCGCTGTCGCAGCCACGGCGGGATGTACTGGTCGGTCCGCGGGAAGAACCGGAGTTCGTCCTGGAAGCCGATCGGCGGCGGAGTGCGACGCCAGGCGGGCTCCTGGTCGAGCATGAAATCGACGGAGGTGCCTTGAGCGGCGTCGAAGGTCAGCGTCGCGGCCAGCCAGGTGCCCTGGCCGGGCTGGTACATCCCGGCCCGCAGCGTGCCGAGGAGCTGGACCAGTTCCGGCGGTGCCGCGATCGGCTGCGTCGTTCCGTCCGGTCCGGTGATGAGCACGTCGGTCTCGAGGTGCCTCCCGACGGCCCGGTGCTCGGTCCGCAGCCGTCGCCAGCCGGGCGGGGCCATCGACGCGAGACCGTTGCCGATCTGGGCGACGATCTGCTGTTGCTGTTCCGGGCTCAGCGGTCCGGGTGGCGTGGTCATCGATGCTCCCCTCAGGTCCGCGGCGGCGGGGGCTGCGTCGTCGCCTGCGGGATCTCCACGAGGGAGCCGTCGGCGAGCAATTCCGCGATCGAGCGTTCGAGAACGTACGCGGTACCGCCGCCGGCCTGGTCGTACCAGGGGATCGGCGATCCGACGATCGCGCGCACGGGACGGAGCGTCCGGTACACGTGGTACTCGAACCGCTGCTCTTCGGCGGGCTGCGATCGATGGGTGAACTCGGTGCGTGCCGCGTAGAGCGTGTTTCCGGACGGAGCGCCGTAGCGGTCCATCTCGGTGCCCGGCGGCAGGGTCGCTACCCGTTTCCCGCCGTACAACTGAAGCCCGACGTCACCGCCGACGGGCTGGATCGGCCAGTCCTCGGTCGGCCGCTTGGCGTCCGGGGGGAGTTCGCCGCGGAACTCGGCCTGGTTCAGGTAGAGGTGCCCGACGAAGTACCGGAGCGCCTTCCGTGCTGTGTCGAAGACGACCTCTTCGAGCCGGTTCTCGCCCTGTGCCTGGAAAACCGCCCAGCCACCCTCTTCGGCCACAAGGCACCAAGCGCCGTCGGCCACCTCGCCCACGCGGTACCGGGCCGGATCCAGCTCCAATTCGGCGGCCACGTCGAGGGCTTCCTTGGCGACGGCTTCGGGGTCCTCGTCTCCACCGGCCGGCCGCCCGGCGGCGAGCCGTTCGTTCAGCCAGTCCGGGACCCGTGCCGGATCGCGGGGGAAGGCGGTCAGTTCGGCGGCGAATTCCGCGGCGGGCGGCTCGCCGTCCCAAGCGGGTTCGTCGTCCCAGGTGTACTCGTATTCCGCGCTCAGGTCGTGCGGGACGTGGGCGACGGCCTGGAACCACGTCCCCCGGCCGGGCCGGTACATCCCGCTCCTGAGTTCGGCCAGGAGCAAGGGAACCTGCTCTGGCGGATCCCACAGCTGAAGACCGCCGTCGCTGTCCCGGCGGACCATCACCACCAGCTCGGTGTAGCCGCCGATCACGCGATAGGTCAGCATGACCTGCGCCCAGTCGGTCGGGACGTTCAGC is a genomic window containing:
- a CDS encoding cystathionine gamma-synthase, whose product is MADDYSLLGFETRAIHAGQTPDPRTGAVIVPIYQTSTYAQDGVGGTREGDYEYSRTANPTRTALEVALAALEGARHGLAYASGMAASDVLLRATLRPGDHLVLGNDAYGGTFRLIDKVLSLWGVEHTVADLGNIDEVRAAIRPETKLIWCESPTNPMLGIADIAALAEVAHGAGARLVVDNTFATPYLQNPLSLGADVVLHSTTKYLGGHSDVVGGAILTNEDELREQLFYLRNAAGAVPGPFDAWLTLRGVKTLALRMERHSDNAELIARMLLKHPKVDRVYYPGLPEHPGHEVASKQMRRFGGMISFTHIDGEQAALDVASKTKLFILAESLGGIESLIEHPGRMTHASTAGSTLEVPDNLLRLSVGIEDGSDLVDDLAKALG
- a CDS encoding ferredoxin is translated as MTTPPGPLSPEQQQQIVAQIGNGLASMAPPGWRRLRTEHRAVGRHLETDVLITGPDGTTQPIAAPPELVQLLGTLRAGMYQPGQGTWLAATLTFDAAQGTSVDFMLDQEPAWRRTPPPIGFQDELRFFPRTDQYIPPWLRQRAGLAPALVATPPADAPEALRSPRVHDGLDESGRPVVNREPLSPAERDRVLQYLDGAPVVLASRSYDADAFDPDREPLVPLNFRTDGRWYWPGAVAYYLREHDVAPDPELLGHIRALRFTLPEVGEPERELAVAAITGPPST
- a CDS encoding TNT domain-containing protein translates to MPRDAEELQQLKYDMVYALSDAAPEGWRRIDLVCRANVDVHDFTIAVLMGDGGYATIEVPQEAVRIALRMRELYYEDGEGTWFSMRFIVDPPTRFRIIHNLEWDPRWQPSIDPLGWARDLEAFPRDAEYIPAWLREKLAEAGQPVAAPAAEERGEPLDSAEQNRLWVRIANVVALNVPTDWAQVMLTYRVIGGYTELVVMVRRDSDGGLQLWDPPEQVPLLLAELRSGMYRPGRGTWFQAVAHVPHDLSAEYEYTWDDEPAWDGEPPAAEFAAELTAFPRDPARVPDWLNERLAAGRPAGGDEDPEAVAKEALDVAAELELDPARYRVGEVADGAWCLVAEEGGWAVFQAQGENRLEEVVFDTARKALRYFVGHLYLNQAEFRGELPPDAKRPTEDWPIQPVGGDVGLQLYGGKRVATLPPGTEMDRYGAPSGNTLYAARTEFTHRSQPAEEQRFEYHVYRTLRPVRAIVGSPIPWYDQAGGGTAYVLERSIAELLADGSLVEIPQATTQPPPPRT